A window of the Brassica napus cultivar Da-Ae chromosome C5, Da-Ae, whole genome shotgun sequence genome harbors these coding sequences:
- the BNAC05G01050D gene encoding uncharacterized calcium-binding protein At1g02270 — MQSYHNRSRRRLSSTTIVQRSRFILPCFSSSPLSLFVVLAAAVPFPIYFSGRNNKAASTMRVNSNIDSTNITCTTFNVLAPIYKRVDQQNQSIRESHFRALWFTRNQKILDLLLNQRSSVISLQEVWVGNEELVNMYHDRLASAGYTTFQLARTNARGDGLLTAIHKDYFKLVNYRELLFNDFGDRVAQLLHVKSIVPFPLNENQDVQQEVLIVNTHLLFPHDSSLSLARLHQVYKILEYLEAYQKENKLTHMPIILCGDWNGSKRGHVYKFLRSQGFISSYDVAHQYTDSDAHRWVSHRNHRGNICGVDFIWLCNPTSSNSRKPLRTSWVEAVFSIIKYQVQKASIAEDKAFAFLGENNHSDSLTYSGFCQALQKVNLTGMPHGLSFQETKELWDRADVDGNGVFDYEELKKMWNMTVMVQSENCKGSMMESKKEEGEDKEEEEAIGLKVKKAVLFPEEAEKGMWPENYNLSDHACLTVQFSPVKVLCS; from the exons ATGCAAAGCTATCACAATCGAAGCAGGAGGAGGCTCAGCAGCACCACCATTGTTCAACGGTCCAGATTCATCCTCCCTTGTTTCTCATCGTCGCCACTCTCCCTCTTCGTCGTCCTCGCCGCCGCCGTTCCTTTTCCGATCTACTTCTCCGGCAGAAACAACAAGGCGGCTTCAACTATG AGAGTGAACTCGAACATAGATTCGACGAATATAACGTGTACCACTTTCAACGTATTGGCTCCCATTTACAAACGCGTTGATCAACAG AATCAGAGCATTCGTGAGAGCCATTTTCGCGCGCTTTGGTTCACTCGGAACCAAAAGATTTTGGATTTATTACTCAATCAACGCTCTTCAGTCATTTCTCTCCAG GAAGTTTGGGTGGGGAATGAGGAGCTTGTGAACATGTACCACGACCGCCTTGCCTCTGCTGGCTACACTACTTTCCAGCTTGCTAGAACCAACGCTCGTGGCGATG GTCTTTTAACTGCAATCCATAAGGACTACTTTAAGCTTGTTAATTACCGGGAGCTGCTCTTTAACGATTTTGGGGACCGTGTTGCTCAGCTCTTACATGTCAAATCTATTGTTCCTTTCCCGCTAAATGAGAACCAAGATGTTCAGCAAGAGGTTCTTATAGTCAACACTCATCTCTTGTTCCCACATGATTCTAGTTTGTCTCTTGCAAGATTGCATCAG GTTTACAAAATTCTCGAATATCTGGAAGCTTACCAAAAGGAAAACAAACTTACCCACATGCCCATTATCCTCTGCGG TGACTGGAATGGAAGCAAGCGTGGGCATGTGTACAAGTTCTTGAGATCTCAAGGGTTCATATCATCATACGATGTTGCTCATCAGTATACGGATAGTGATGCTCATAGG TGGGTTAGCCATAGAAACCACAGGGGAAACATATGCGGAGTTGATTTCATATGGCTCTGTAACCCTACTAGCAGCAATTCAAGAAAACCATTGAGAACGAGTTGGGTAGAAGCTGTTTTCAGCATTATCAAG TATCAAGTCCAGAAAGCTTCCATAGCTGAAGACAAGGCCTTTGCTTTTCTTGGGGAGAATAATCACAGTGATTCATTAACTTACTCTGGCTTTTGCCAAGCACTTCAAAAG GTAAATCTAACAGGTATGCCTCATGGACTTAGCTTCCAAGAGACAAAAGAGCTGTGGGATCGAGCGGATGTTGATGGAAATGGTGTCTTCGACTATGAAGAACTTAag AAAATGTGGAACATGACAGTGATGGTTCAATCTGAAAACTGCAAAGGGAGCATGATGGAGAGtaagaaagaagaaggagaagataaggaagaagaagaagcgattGGACTGAAAGTGAAGAAAGCTGTTTTGTTCCCGGAAGAAGCAGAGAAAGGAATGTGGCCGGAGAATTACAATCTCTCCGATCATGCTTGTCTCACCGTACAGTTCTCACCGGTGAAAGTGCTCTGTAGTTAA
- the LOC106397212 gene encoding uncharacterized protein LOC106397212, which produces MNTEWEMDLDRKQTFFKCTKWQFEDTLDPINCPFHYFCDSNYAGDYPEFMDVLVFFFVTFSYLTTLLAVLKKVLSRTRRVREDDGVDDDDKAKRYLLPSGPLSLPLILLILAKGQRINTLFPISIFGPAILQLVQLSVLIFENNIEKEASFVFFEASTISGILHASLYLDAVILPYYTGYDALVTSTFSGVCKSCICRKEALTVGGKIVAYRGWSSTSFLLVGVLCLRIICKLCREEAKRKKVFVVKNVVEGFAWVVLVRDCVYLAVMSPVEEPVLFRVYVFGSVLVLMCVHVISQVCCLVSRRQSKKTTNT; this is translated from the coding sequence ATGAACACAGAATGGGAGATGGATTTGGATCGAAAGCAAACATTTTTCAAATGCACAAAGTGGCAGTTCGAAGACACGCTTGATCCTATCAATTGCCCTTTCCACTACTTCTGCGACAGCAACTACGCCGGCGACTACCCTGAATTCATGGACGTTTTAGTTTTCTTCTTCGTCACGTTTTCTTACTTGACCACGCTACTCGCCGTCTTAAAGAAAGTActatcaagaacaagaagagtCAGAGAAGATGAtggtgttgatgatgatgataaagcGAAAAGGTACTTACTCCCTTCAGGTCcactctctcttcctctgatcCTCTTGATCCTCGCAAAAGGCCAAAGAATCAACACCCTTTTCCCCATTTCCATCTTCGGACCCGCGATCCTGCAGCTAGTCCAGCTCTCTGTGCTCATATTCGAGAACAACATTGAAAAGGAAGCGAGCTTTGTTTTCTTCGAAGCCTCAACTATCTCCGGTATTCTCCACGCGAGTCTTTACTTAGACGCTGTGATTCTCCCTTACTACACAGGCTACGATGCTCTCGTCACCTCGACGTTCTCCGGAGTCTGCAAGTCTTGCATCTGCAGGAAAGAGGCGTTGACGGTGGGTGGGAAGATTGTTGCTTACCGGGGATGGTCTAGTACATCGTTCTTGCTGGTTGGTGTTTTGTGTTTGAGGATTATATGCAAATTGTGTAGAGAAGAAGCGAAGAGGAAGAAGGTTTTTGTGGTTAAGAATGTGGTGGAAGGGTTTGCGTGGGTTGTTCTTGTAAGAGATTGCGTCTACTTGGCGGTTATGTCTCCTGTTGAAGAGCCGGtcttgtttagggtttatgtgtttGGTTCTGTTCTCGTGTTGATGTGTGTTCATGTAATCTCACAAGTGTGTTGTTTGGTTAGTCGGAGGCAGAGTAAAAAGACAACAAACACTTga
- the LOC106397213 gene encoding translocase of chloroplast 33, chloroplastic: MGSPLVREWVGFQQFPGATQEKLIEFFAKLKQKDMNSLTVVVMGKGGVGKSSTVNSLIGEQVVRVSPFQAEGLRPVMVSRTMGGFTINIIDTPGLVEAGYVNHQALELIKGFLVNRTIDVLLYVDRLDVYRVDELDKQVVQAITQTFGKEIWCKTLLVLTHAQFSPPDDLSYETFSSKRSDSLLKTIRAGSKMRKQQFEDSAIEVVYAENSGRCSKNDKEEKALPNGEAWIPNLVKAITYVATNQKKAIHLDKKMVDGSYADDKGKKLIPLIIAAQWLVVKMIQGAIRNDIKTSGKPL; the protein is encoded by the exons ATGGGGTCCCCTCTTGTTCGTGAATGGGTTGGGTTTCAGCAATTTCCAGGAGCTACCCAGGAAAAGTTAATTGAATTCTTCGCCAAATTGAAGCAAaag GACATGAACTCATTGACAGTTGTTGTAATGGGTAAAGGCGGTGTCGGAAAATCATCAACTGTCAACTCTCTTATTGGTGAACAAGTCGTCCGTGTCAGTCCTTTCCAG gCGGAAGGGTTGAGGCCAGTGatggtttcaagaacaatggGAGGCTTCACTATTAACATTATCGACACCCCTGGCCTTGTGGAAGCTGGTTACGTCAATCACCAAGCCCTCGAGCTAATCAAAGG GTTTCTTGTGAACAGAACAATAGATGTGTTGCTGTATGTTGATCGTCTGGATGTGTATAGAGTTGATGAGCTAGATAAGCAAGTTGTTCAAGCTATCACCCAAACCTTTGGAAAAGAGATTTGGTGCAAAACCTTGCTTGTTTTGACTCATGCTCAGTTCTCCCCACCTGATGATCTTTCCTACGAAACTTTTTCCTCCAAGAGATCGGATTCTCTCCTCAAAACTATCCGCGCTGGTTCTAAGATGCGTAAACAACAGTTCGAG GATTCTGCAATTGAGGTTGTTTATGCGGAGAACAGTGGGAGATGCAGCAAGAATGACAAGGAAGAAAAG GCTTTACCGAATGGTGAAGCGTGGATCCCGAACTTGGTTAAGGCGATAACCTATGTAGCTACAAATCAGAAGAAAGCTATTCATCTAGACAAGAAGATGGTTGATGGATCTTACGCTGATGACAAAGGCAAAAAACTCATCCCTCTTATCATCGCCGCTCAG TGGTTGGTCGTTAAGATGATCCAAGGAGCCATCAGAAATGACATCAAGACAAGTGGTAAGCCACTCTAA
- the LOC106400094 gene encoding mannan endo-1,4-beta-mannosidase 1-like: protein MLNTVPFLFFLLLFLVGNYRISVAEKAGFVGRNGTQFVLNGERVYLNGFNAYWMMTTAADTASKGRATVTTALRQASAVGMNVARIWGFNEGDYLPLQISPGSYSEDVFKGLDFVVFEAGRYKIKLIISLVNNFEDFGGRKKYVEWAGLDEPEEFYTNSVVKQFYKNHVKTVLTRKNTITGRVYKEDPTIFSWELINEPRCNDSTILQSWVKEMASYVKSIDSNHLLEIGLEGFYGESKPERTVYNPGGAVLTGTDFISDNQIPEIDFATIHIYPDSWLPLQSSRTGEQNEFVDNWIGAHIQDCDNIIKKPLLITEFGKSSKFPGFSLEERNKFFKRVYDVIYDSARTGGSCTGGVFWQLTTNRTGLLGDGYEVFMQQGPNTTARLIAEQSIKLKNLKCPPLVTHSAV from the exons ATGTTAAACACCGTACCGTTTTTATTTTTCCTTCTTCTGTTTCTCGTCGGAAACTACCGCATTAGCGTCGCCGAAAAGGCAGGGTTCGTCGGGAGAAACGGCACGCAGTTCGTGTTGAACGGAGAACGAGTTTACCTAAACGGCTTCAACGCTTATTGGATGATGACCACTGCTGCTGATACTGCGTCTAAAGGAAGAGCCACCGTCACGACCGCGCTCCGGCAAGCCTCCGCCGTTGGAATGAACGTTGCCAGGATTTGGGGTTTCAACGAAGGAGATTACCTTCCTCTTCAGATCTCTCCTGGCTCCTATAGTGAAGACGTTTTCAAG GGACTAGACTTTGTAGTCTTTGAAGCTGGAAGATATAAGATTAAGTTGATAATTAGTTTAGTCAATAATTTCGAAGATTTTGGAGGGAGAAAGAAATATGTGGAATGGGCCGGTTTAGATGAACCGGAGGAGTTCTACACAAACTCGGTTGTCAAGCAGTTTTACAAGAACCACGTGAAG ACCGTGCTGACGAGGAAAAACACAATCACTGGTCGTGTTTACAAAGAAGACCCAACCATCTTTTCATGGGAGCTCATCAATGAACCTCGCTGTAACGATTCTACTATCCTACAG AGTTGGGTAAAGGAAATGGCAAGTTATGTGAAGTCCATAGACTCAAACCATCTACTCGAAATAGGACTTGAAGGGTTCTATGGAGAATCTAAACCAGAAAGAACGGTTTACAATCCCGGCGGCGCGGTCTTAACCGGTACAGATTTCATCTCCGATAACCAAATTCCTGAAATTGATTTCGCCACTATCCATATCTATCCCGATTCTTG GCTCCCATTACAGAGCTCAAGAACAGGAGAACAAAATGAATTCGTGGACAACTGGATAGGAGCACACATTCAAGACTGTGACAACATTATCAAGAAGCCTCTATTGATAACAGAGTTTGGTAAATCTTCGAAGTTTCCTGGTTTCAGTTTAGAGGAACGCAACAAGTTTTTCAAGAGAGTATACGATGTGATCTACGACAGTGCAAGAACAGGTGGCTCGTGTACTGGTGGAGTTTTCTGGCAACTTACGACCAATAGAACTGGTCTGCTAGGTGATGGATACGAGGTTTTCATGCAACAAGGTCCTAATACTACTGCTAGGCTTATCGCAGAGCAATCTATTAAATTGAAAAACCTCAAGTGTCCACCATTGGTCACACATAGTGCAGTATGA
- the BNAC05G01090D gene encoding protein COP1 SUPPRESSOR 2: MPPKRNFRKRPLEEEEEEDDQSKAASSEEEEKRRLALEEVKFLQKLRERKLGIPALSTAQNSTGKGKPAEKAEAEGEKEELVLQDTFAQETAVLIEDPNMVKYVEQELAKKRGKSLEDAEEVENELKRVEDELYKIPDHLKVKKRSSEESSTQWTTGIAEVQLPIEYKLKNIEETEAAKKLLQEKRLMGRPKSEFNIPSSYSADYFQRGKDYAEKLRREHPELYKDKGPQANGEGPKPSTSNNNATDSGNTRQAATDQIMMERFRKRERNRVMRR, encoded by the exons ATGCCGCCGAAGAGAAATTTCAGGAAACGTCCGttagaggaggaggaagaagaagatgaccaAAGTAAAGCCGCgagttcagaagaagaagagaaacgaaG ATTGGCGTTGGAAGAGGTGAAGTTCTTGCAGAAGCTGAGGGAGAGGAAGCTAGGGATCCCAGCTTTGTCGACGGCGCAGAATAGCACGGGGAAAGGGAAACCAGCTGAGAAAGCTGAAGCTGAAGGAGAGAAAGAGGAGCTCGTGTTGCAGGACACGTTTGCTCAAGAGACTGCTGTTTTGATTGAAGATCCCAACAT GGTAAAGTACGTTGAACAAGAATTAGCGAAGAAAAGGGGGAAGAGTCTTGAGGATGCAGAGGAGGTTGAGAACGAGTTGAAGCGAGTGGAAGATGAATTGTATAAGATCCCTGATCATCTTAAA GTTAAGAAGCGTAGCTCAGAAGAGAGCTCAACGCAGTGGACTACTGGAATAGCTGAAGTGCAACTCCCTATCGA ATACAAGCTGAAGAACATTGAAGAAACAGAAGCTGCAAAGAAGCTTCTTCAAGAGAAGAGGCTTATGGGTCGGCCAAAGTCGGAGTTTAACATTCCCTCTAGTTACAGTGCGGATTATTTCCAACGTGGGAAAGATTATGCGGAAAAGCTTAGAAGAG AACATCCCGAGTTATACAAAGATAAAGGACCTCAAGCGAATGGCGAAGGACCTAAACCTTCTACTAGTAACAATAATGCTACGGATTCAGGGAATACCAGACAAGCTGCAACTGATCAGATCATGATGGAACGGTTCCGCAAGAGAGAGCGTAACCGTGTgatgagaagatga
- the LOC106401983 gene encoding germin-like protein subfamily 2 member 2, protein MMNSRIFITTVLSCIIASIHAYDPDALQDLCVADKSHGTKLNGFPCKEMSNITSSDFFFGGISSPAVINSTMGSAVTGANVEKIPGLNTLSVSLARIDYAPGGLNPPHTHPRATEVVFVLEGELEVGFIATSNKLFSQTIKTGEVFVFPRGLVHFQKNNGKSPASVLCAFNSQLPGTVSVAATLFAADPALPEDVLTKTFQVGSKMVDKIKERLSTKK, encoded by the exons ATGATGAATTCAAGAATTTTCATTACCACCGTGCTATCTTGCATAATTGCTTCGATTCATGCATACGATCCCGATGCCCTTCAAGATCTCTGCGTTGCTGATAAATCTCATG GAACCAAGTTGAACGGGTTCCCATGCAAAGAAATGTCAAACATCACATCGTCCGACTTCTTCTTCGGCGGAATCTCAAGTCCCGCCGTCATAAACTCCACGATGGGCTCAGCCGTGACGGGAGCCAACGTAGAGAAGATCCCAGGGCTCAACACTCTCTCAGTTTCCCTAGCACGTATAGACTACGCACCGGGTGGCTTAAACCCACCTCACACTCACCCACGCGCCACAGAAGTCGTTTTTGTCCTCGAAGGAGAGCTCGAAGTTGGGTTTATCGCAACATCAAACAAGCTTTTCTCACAAACCATTAAGACGGGTGAAGTTTTTGTTTTCCCAAGAGGACTTGtccattttcaaaaaaacaatggaaaatcTCCAGCATCTGTTTTGTGTGCGTTTAATAGTCAGTTACCTGGAACGGTTTCTGTTGCGGCAACACTTTTTGCGGCCGATCCTGCTTTGCCGGAAGATGTGTTGACAAAGACATTTCAGGTGGGATCTAAGATGGTTGACAAGATTAAAGAAAGGCTCTCTACCAAGAAATAA